From Streptosporangium album, the proteins below share one genomic window:
- a CDS encoding mechanosensitive ion channel family protein, translated as MQSFLPAAWAPAIAGALAILLIVVIALILRKIANRLITRVVRRASSSSGGSIAGRLRGKQTTTLEGLDAVAAERRRQRAETIGSVLRPVASIVILGTAALTVLDRLSIPIAPLLTSVGIVGVAVGFGAQELVKDFIAGMFMLLEDQYGVGDVIDAGAAVGTVEAVTLRITQLRDVDGRVWYVRNGTITRVGNESQGWSRATVDVPVAYASDIPAVRDLLKDVVEDMWNEPTYRSVMVEEPQVWGIEQISDTAIVFRISAKTIPARQAEIARELRIRIKSALDRASIAIAG; from the coding sequence ATGCAGTCCTTCCTGCCGGCCGCCTGGGCACCCGCGATCGCCGGTGCGCTCGCCATCCTGCTCATCGTGGTCATCGCGCTGATCCTGCGCAAGATCGCCAACCGGCTGATCACGCGGGTCGTGCGGCGTGCCTCCTCCTCCAGCGGCGGCTCGATCGCCGGGCGGCTGCGCGGCAAGCAGACGACGACGCTGGAGGGGCTGGACGCGGTCGCCGCCGAGCGGCGCAGGCAGCGCGCGGAGACGATCGGCTCGGTGCTGCGGCCCGTCGCCTCGATCGTCATCCTCGGCACGGCGGCCCTGACCGTCCTGGATCGGCTCTCCATTCCCATCGCCCCTCTGCTGACCAGCGTCGGCATCGTCGGCGTGGCCGTCGGCTTCGGCGCCCAGGAGCTGGTGAAGGACTTCATCGCCGGCATGTTCATGCTCCTGGAGGACCAGTACGGCGTGGGCGACGTGATCGACGCGGGCGCGGCGGTCGGCACCGTCGAGGCGGTCACCCTGCGCATCACCCAGCTGCGCGACGTCGACGGCCGGGTCTGGTATGTCCGCAACGGCACCATCACCCGCGTCGGCAACGAGTCCCAGGGCTGGTCCCGAGCCACCGTGGACGTCCCCGTGGCCTACGCCTCCGACATCCCCGCGGTCCGCGACCTGCTCAAGGACGTGGTCGAGGACATGTGGAACGAGCCCACCTACCGCAGCGTCATGGTGGAGGAGCCCCAGGTCTGGGGGATCGAGCAGATCTCCGACACGGCCATCGTGTTCCGGATCAGCGCTAAGACGATCCCCGCCCGGCAGGCCGAGATCGCCCGCGAGCTGCGTATCCGGATCAAGTCCGCCCTCGACCGGGCTTCGATCGCGATCGCCGGCTGA
- a CDS encoding globin — protein MSAIPEEPQSFYDAVGGEVAFRHLVHRFYEGVVSDPLLRPLYPEDDLAGAEDRLRLFLIQYWGGPNAYSAQRGHPRLRIRHNPFVIGSAERDAWLKHMHDAVVSLELPDDLEKRLWDYLVYAAHSMVNAPDA, from the coding sequence GTGTCCGCCATCCCCGAGGAACCCCAGTCCTTCTACGACGCCGTTGGTGGCGAGGTGGCCTTCCGGCATCTCGTCCACCGCTTCTACGAAGGCGTCGTGAGTGACCCGCTGCTGCGTCCGCTCTACCCCGAGGACGACCTCGCCGGGGCCGAAGACCGGCTCCGTCTCTTCCTGATCCAATACTGGGGCGGCCCCAACGCCTACAGCGCGCAACGCGGACATCCGCGGCTGCGGATACGGCACAACCCCTTCGTCATCGGCTCGGCCGAGCGCGACGCCTGGCTGAAGCACATGCACGACGCGGTGGTCTCGCTGGAGCTCCCCGACGACCTGGAGAAGCGTCTGTGGGACTACCTCGTCTACGCGGCGCACAGCATGGTCAACGCTCCTGACGCATAA
- a CDS encoding glycoside hydrolase family 13 protein → METPWWRDAVVYEIYVRSFADASGDGVGDLAGIRQHLPYLAELGVDAIWLTPFYRSPMADGGYDVADYRDVDPLFGTLTDFDALVADAHGHGLRVIVDIVPNHSSSEHEWFKAALRGEGRDRYLFRDGGDLPPNNWQSTFSGPAWTKAPDGQWYLHLFAPEQPDFNWRNPEVRDEFLDVLRFWLDRGVDGFRIDVAMGLYKAEGLPDTPPEDQAFKAESPIWGQPEVHEVYREWRKVLDSYPGERMAVGEVWTDSPEDLALYIRPDELHQSFNFSWLEAPWSAPAFRKIIDETLATVTAPTWVLSNHDVVRHVTRYGEGLVNSTTGPARARAALLAMLALPGSAYLYQGEELGLPEVRDLPSESRQDPIFARSEGTLPGRDGCRVPIPWSGIAEPYGFSPDGARPWLPQPAEWAPLTAEHQASDPGSTLGFYQEALRARRELRGSLGDEITWLDSSEGALFFSRGPLTCVINCGSEPVQLPPHDRVLIGSAPVDGYLLPPDTAAWLHTP, encoded by the coding sequence ATGGAAACCCCCTGGTGGCGTGATGCCGTCGTCTACGAAATCTATGTTCGCAGCTTCGCCGACGCCTCAGGAGACGGCGTCGGCGATCTGGCCGGTATCCGGCAGCACCTGCCCTATCTCGCCGAGCTGGGCGTGGACGCGATCTGGCTGACCCCCTTCTACCGCTCCCCCATGGCCGACGGTGGCTATGACGTCGCCGACTACCGCGACGTCGACCCGCTGTTCGGCACATTGACCGATTTCGACGCGCTCGTCGCCGACGCCCATGGTCATGGTCTCCGGGTGATCGTGGACATCGTGCCCAACCACAGTTCATCCGAGCATGAATGGTTCAAGGCGGCACTGCGGGGCGAGGGGCGCGACCGCTACCTCTTCCGCGACGGCGGAGACCTGCCGCCCAACAACTGGCAGTCCACCTTCAGCGGCCCCGCCTGGACGAAGGCACCCGACGGGCAGTGGTACCTGCACCTGTTCGCCCCCGAGCAGCCTGACTTCAACTGGCGTAACCCCGAGGTCCGGGACGAGTTCCTCGACGTGCTGAGGTTCTGGCTGGACCGGGGGGTGGACGGGTTCAGGATCGACGTGGCGATGGGCCTCTACAAGGCCGAGGGGCTGCCCGACACCCCTCCGGAGGACCAGGCGTTCAAGGCCGAGTCGCCGATCTGGGGACAGCCGGAGGTGCACGAGGTCTACCGGGAATGGCGCAAGGTGCTCGATTCCTACCCGGGCGAGCGGATGGCCGTCGGCGAGGTGTGGACCGACTCCCCCGAGGACCTCGCCCTCTACATCCGCCCCGACGAGCTGCACCAGAGCTTCAACTTCTCCTGGCTGGAGGCCCCCTGGTCCGCCCCGGCGTTCCGGAAGATCATCGATGAAACTCTGGCCACCGTCACCGCTCCGACCTGGGTGCTCTCCAACCACGACGTGGTCCGCCACGTCACCCGGTACGGCGAGGGCCTGGTCAACTCCACGACGGGGCCGGCCCGTGCCCGGGCGGCCCTGCTGGCCATGCTCGCCCTGCCGGGCTCGGCGTACCTGTACCAGGGGGAGGAACTCGGCCTGCCCGAGGTGCGGGACCTTCCCTCCGAGTCGCGGCAGGACCCCATCTTCGCGCGCTCGGAAGGCACCCTGCCCGGCCGGGACGGCTGCCGGGTCCCCATTCCCTGGTCGGGGATCGCCGAGCCGTACGGCTTCTCACCCGACGGCGCCCGGCCCTGGCTGCCCCAGCCGGCCGAGTGGGCCCCGCTGACCGCCGAGCACCAGGCGAGCGACCCTGGTTCGACGCTGGGCTTCTACCAGGAGGCCCTGCGTGCCCGCCGTGAACTGCGCGGCTCACTCGGCGACGAGATCACCTGGCTGGACTCCTCGGAGGGCGCGCTCTTCTTCAGCCGGGGGCCGCTGACCTGCGTCATCAACTGCGGCTCCGAGCCGGTGCAGCTTCCGCCGCACGACCGGGTCCTGATCGGCAGCGCCCCGGTGGACGGCTACCTGCTCCCCCCGGACACCGCGGCCTGGCTCCACACTCCGTAG
- a CDS encoding TetR/AcrR family transcriptional regulator, with protein sequence MEEGGNEHVSLDRVAALAGVGKGTIFRRFGSRAGLMQALLEERSVALREAVIQGPPPLGPGTPARERLLAFLDGLAGIAEQNAALLSAHDQACAADKQADPSYRFWHSHISALLAEERPDLDTEFLAHALLSVFDSNLIRHLTRDDPRRFTTSVREMAVALLTSPPRG encoded by the coding sequence TTGGAAGAGGGCGGCAACGAGCATGTGTCACTCGACCGGGTCGCGGCCCTTGCGGGCGTCGGCAAGGGCACGATTTTCCGCCGCTTCGGCAGCCGTGCCGGTCTCATGCAGGCCCTGCTCGAGGAACGGTCGGTCGCCCTGCGTGAGGCCGTCATCCAGGGACCTCCGCCGCTGGGCCCGGGAACACCCGCCCGGGAGCGACTGCTGGCCTTCCTGGACGGTCTGGCAGGCATTGCCGAGCAGAACGCGGCCCTGCTGTCCGCCCATGACCAGGCATGCGCCGCCGACAAGCAGGCCGATCCCAGTTATCGGTTCTGGCACAGCCACATCAGCGCACTGCTGGCCGAGGAGCGCCCCGATCTCGACACGGAGTTTCTCGCCCACGCGCTGCTCTCGGTGTTCGACAGCAACCTGATCAGGCACCTGACACGCGACGATCCGCGGCGCTTCACCACATCGGTCCGGGAGATGGCCGTCGCCCTGCTCACCTCGCCGCCCCGCGGCTGA